From the Streptomyces sp. NBC_01216 genome, the window ACGGTCAGCGCGTCGGGCCAGTCGACGGCCGCGACCGCGCGGTAGGCGTTGGCCAGTACGGGGAGCGGTTCGCCGCAGGTCGGAAGGTAGAGGTCGACGGTCGGCAGTTCGGGGGGCCGCCACGCGTGGACGAGCACCTCGTGCGACTGCCGGGTCAGCCGGCGCTGGCGCAGGCTGTTGACGGAGGAGAGGACGAGGGCCACGACATTGAGGCCGAGGACGGCGAGGAAGGCCCACAGGGCCGGAGTCCGCAGGGCGAAGGTGAGCATGGTCGCCGCCGTGAACACGAAGGCGATCGAGGTACTGACGAGGACCCAGCGCCGTTGCGGACCGAAGTACCAGTACAGCTCTTCGTCGGACGGTGGTTGCGGAAGATGATGAACAGTCATAAAGCCCCCCACAGCTGTGTTTCTGCCCTTTTCAGGTGGCCCAGCCTAACGGCAAAGGTATAGACCATTCGCCATTCGGGCCCCGAGAGGCCCGAATGAGACACGTGATTGGCGCGACATCAGTGGTCCAGACCTCTACCCCTACAGCATCCGACTGCGGATGCCCGCCCAGCCCGGGAAGGCGCAGGCCACGCGCAGGTGAACAGTCCCGAAAGCCTTGCCGGGCACGACCGGGCGGCCGGTCGGAGAGGGCGCGCGAGGCGCATCGCGGGCGGCGGGCGGCGGGGATCAGGTGCCACGAGCCAGGCTGCCGTGGACAGGCGGCCCCGGTCGGTGACTCACTCGGGCTCGCAACCGATGCCGTCACCGTCGCGGTCGAGGCGATGCGGGTCGGAGGGGCCGACGACGACGGGGCCGGGAAGATCCGAGCAGTCGACGTCGGGCACGCCCGGCGGCGGCCCCGGCGGATAGGACTCGCGGGCGTCCCCCTGCCTCGTCGGCACGACGCCTTCGGGCGTCTCGGGCGTGGGCTCCACCGACCGCACGTCAGCGCCGACGATGACCCCGCCCCTGACCGTGTACGTGCCGGCGAAGGAGCGTACGGTCCCGTCCGCCTGCAGGGCGTCGAGCACGACCGTAACCTTGCCGTCACGGACGTCGACGAGCCGGACGGTGTCCCGGACGGTGTCGGCGAAGCCCGCCCGGAAGGACTCGTAGGAGCCGCCGAGGTTCCTGCCCCCGAGCTCCCACGCCCGCCGGTAGTCACGGGCGTTGATCGCCGCGAAGTACGCCTCGACCGTGGAGGCCGCGTCAGCGGGGCGGGGCGCGGACGGCCTGGACGGGTTGCTCTCGGGCGGCGTGGGCTTCGACGACGGGGACGGCGGCAGGGAGGACGGGGTGGTCCGGGACGGGGTCGGCACGGTCGGCGGCTCCGCCGTGACGGTCCGGGTGGCGGTGACGATCGCCCCGGTCTCCCCCGCGCCGTCCGCACCGGAGGAACCGCAGCCGCTCACCCCCGCGGCCACCGACCCCAGAGCCAGGACGAGGGCACAACCGCTACGGAGCACACGACTCATCGGCACCACCTGAGGGAGTGGATCGCACCACCCCAGTGTGCGCCGCCCGGCACGACACCGCAGCAGCCCGCGCAGGCGCCCGGCCCGCGGCAGAGCACCCCCCAGCGGCCTGAACAGGCGATTCTCCGGTGGAGAGTGGGGATTTCGACGGGTCACTCACGGCCGTGCCGCGGAGTGTCCGCGACACGCGCCGCAGGGCCACCGGCCACCCCGCCTCGGCATCCGGTCCGGTGGCGACGGCTGATTCGCGCCCACGGCGCATCGGTCAACGGCACGCGCGGACCCGCGAGCGGCCGGTCCCGACGAAGCCGCTCAGGAGTCCGACGAGTCCCCTGAGCTCAGTCCGGCGCCCGTGTCCGACGACTCGCCGGGGCAATCACTCGGCAACAGGGCGAGCCCCCAGAGGCCACCGGCCAACCAGCTGACCGTCATCCACGCTCCCCAGCCCAAGCCCGACGTCACGACGAAGGCGACGACCGATGCCGTGAGCCCGGCCACGGCGGCACGCCGCAGGCCGGCACCGGCCGCCCACTCACGGCGCAGCACGCCGGAACGCCGCCAGATTATCCAGAGGACGACGCCGACGACCATCGCCTGCACCACGAGCAACCAGGCGGGCATCGGAGGCAGACCGTCCGGCCCCGCCTCGCCGTGCCACAGGTCCACGAGCCCGCCGACCAGGACGGCCGGACCGACCAGAGCGAACATCCCGGCCAGCAAGCGGAAGAAGCCGACACCCACGACCGGCACGCCGCCGCCGAACGGCGTGACAGCGTGGGACAAGGCGTGGAATCGATGGGCGGCTCCCCGGAAGTCCGTCGCGACGACCCAGCCCCAGGCCGTCGCCAACACCCCCCAGGCCACCATGAACATCCCGCCTCTCCCCTCCCTTCGCATCCCGCCCCGGCCGACACCGGCGCCTCCTCGCCCGTCACGGTATGCCTGCGTCGTGCGCACTCGGCATGCCGGAGTCCGGCAGGGTACGTGCGCGCCGGGTGCCGGATGTCCGACGTCACCGGCGGGTCCGCACGACCGCCGCCGACTCACTTGTCAGTGGCGGCTGCTTCGATGGCGCCATGAGTACCGCGCACGAGACCGCCGCCCTCCTCCCCGACCCCGTCCGGCTCCGTGCGCATCTGCGCGCACTGGCCGTCCTGGACCAGGCGATCGGCGACGATCCGCGGTTCTGCGAGTACACCTTCGATGCCACCTGGGGGCCCGGCGTGGAGGCAGCCCTGATGGAGAACGGCTCGGGAGACGACTTCTCCGTCCTCTTCGCTCCTGCGGGTGTGCTCATACGCGGCTTCGACCACGAATCCGAGATGACCCCGTACGGGACGGACGACGAGCAGGTCTGGCCCGGCGTCATCGACGACGTGCCCGCCGTGCTGCGTCCGCTCCTGGACGTGCCCGCCTTCCGCGACGAGGGCGTCGACGCCCTTCGGGTCACCGTCTGCCTGTGGCGGGAGACAGACGACACCGCCTGGCGCACCGGCTCGACCATCGCCTTCCCCGCCGGCAGCGAGGACCCGGACGGCTCCGGTTTCCTCTTCGACCTCCTCACGAACCGCTCCCCCGAGGCCGTCCAGGCCCACTTCGAGGACTACTACGAACGCCCCGTCCCGCTCGGCGCCGTCCGCCACGTCCTCGCCGGACACCCCCTCACCCCCGCGGTCGCCCGGACCCTCGCCCCGGCCGTCCTCCGACGTGCGGTGGAATCACAGTCAACGACCTGACCAGGTTTCCCCGTTGGCATGTGTCGGGCTCCGACTGTCGCCTACGCGTCTCCGCGGACTCTTCGCGGACCGCTCCCAGCCGCCCCGCCCCCATCCTTCCCGTGCCCGGCCGAAGCGACCGGTGCACGCCGGAACGCCTCCATGGATGAGCCGTACCGCGCCTCCCCATGGCCCAAGGGCCCACCTCCGAGGAGACGGACCCTTCCTGCCCGCAGGCTTGCCCAGCGAGCGACGTGGTGCCGATCCACACGACCACCCTCTGACAACAGCGCAGATCCGCGCTCCGGCACAGGTCACCCCTATCTTGAGAAACGATTCCTCCCGGGCGTGAACGTGGCCCGGAGTTCCTCGCTTAGATACCACTGAAAGGCACCGGATCGTAATGAATGAGACAGTCCAAGCATGGAGCCGCATCGTGGGGTGGCTTGAGGAACACGCCCCGGTCAACCACCGCGCTCTCAACGGGCCGGCGAGCGAGGAGGAGATCACCGCAGCCGAGGAGCA encodes:
- a CDS encoding excalibur calcium-binding domain-containing protein — translated: MSRVLRSGCALVLALGSVAAGVSGCGSSGADGAGETGAIVTATRTVTAEPPTVPTPSRTTPSSLPPSPSSKPTPPESNPSRPSAPRPADAASTVEAYFAAINARDYRRAWELGGRNLGGSYESFRAGFADTVRDTVRLVDVRDGKVTVVLDALQADGTVRSFAGTYTVRGGVIVGADVRSVEPTPETPEGVVPTRQGDARESYPPGPPPGVPDVDCSDLPGPVVVGPSDPHRLDRDGDGIGCEPE